From a region of the Streptomyces tirandamycinicus genome:
- a CDS encoding MFS transporter gives MRRSRAFDQRQRMTMALACVTTSVLFSSAPSITLALPTIQRDLDATASTLRWIVIAAQLPLCCLAAASGRLADLLGYRTVLRSALLCFAVASAFCAVGPTGHWLIAGRVLQGVAVALAAPLGIALLAREIPLRMRGWALGTLALSITLTSTTAPYLVAALTDFADWRWGFGVYTAAGLVLLVLAGRERYGTGRTAVPMDWKGLLTLTGGLTLVVVSLERVAAWGHRDLPALLLLLAGAALLLLFALVERATADPLIDLGMCRRPNVIAAGAGLALTQWASLALSIYLSLYLQQVLGYSALQAGLVALPGALGPLLLPRLVGRLHDYAPNWWTVVGGALLGAVSLMLVALAVDRGHLVTLMLALLAFGFATPLVYTPANSFAMSAVPTAAYGLIGGFTTTARQLGGVLGLAVSGMFFAQVQAGALTRLTRTEGLGSVQQHDLDSLVADGERGRRLLDSLSPPSAQAVLDTASGAYTAGFLTVLLVNAGLLALGSASMLVALRHRMSGLTGEAGRPG, from the coding sequence GTGAGGCGTTCCCGTGCGTTCGATCAGCGGCAACGCATGACGATGGCGCTGGCGTGCGTCACCACCTCCGTCCTCTTCTCCAGCGCCCCGAGCATCACACTGGCCCTGCCGACCATCCAGCGCGATCTCGATGCCACCGCGTCCACCCTGCGCTGGATCGTGATCGCGGCGCAGCTCCCGCTCTGCTGCCTGGCGGCGGCCTCGGGACGCCTCGCCGACCTGCTGGGATACCGGACGGTGCTCCGCTCCGCCCTGCTCTGCTTCGCCGTCGCCTCCGCCTTCTGCGCCGTGGGGCCCACCGGCCACTGGCTGATCGCCGGGCGGGTCCTCCAAGGGGTCGCCGTGGCCCTGGCCGCTCCGCTGGGAATCGCCCTGCTGGCCAGGGAGATCCCCCTGCGCATGCGCGGGTGGGCCCTCGGCACGCTCGCTCTGTCGATCACCCTGACCAGTACGACGGCTCCGTACCTCGTCGCGGCGCTGACCGACTTCGCCGACTGGCGCTGGGGCTTCGGCGTCTACACGGCGGCGGGGCTCGTCCTGCTCGTCCTCGCCGGACGCGAGCGCTACGGGACGGGCCGGACGGCGGTTCCCATGGACTGGAAGGGACTGCTCACCCTGACGGGCGGACTCACCCTGGTCGTGGTCTCGCTGGAGAGAGTGGCGGCCTGGGGGCACCGGGACCTTCCGGCCCTGCTGCTGCTCCTCGCCGGCGCGGCCCTTCTGCTGCTGTTCGCCCTCGTCGAGCGGGCGACGGCCGATCCGCTCATCGACCTCGGGATGTGCCGGCGCCCCAATGTGATCGCCGCCGGCGCCGGCCTGGCGCTCACCCAGTGGGCGAGCCTCGCGCTGTCGATCTACCTCAGCCTCTATCTGCAGCAGGTGCTCGGCTACAGCGCCCTGCAGGCCGGACTGGTCGCCCTGCCCGGAGCCCTGGGGCCGCTGCTGCTGCCCCGCCTGGTGGGACGGCTGCACGACTACGCACCCAACTGGTGGACCGTCGTCGGCGGAGCGCTTCTGGGCGCGGTGTCCCTCATGCTGGTCGCCCTGGCCGTCGACCGGGGCCACCTCGTGACGCTGATGCTGGCGCTGCTCGCCTTCGGCTTCGCGACGCCCCTGGTCTACACACCGGCCAACAGCTTCGCCATGTCCGCCGTGCCCACCGCCGCCTACGGGCTGATCGGCGGCTTCACCACGACGGCCCGCCAGCTGGGCGGGGTCCTGGGCCTGGCCGTCTCCGGGATGTTCTTCGCCCAGGTGCAGGCGGGCGCGCTCACCCGCCTCACCCGTACCGAGGGGCTCGGTTCGGTGCAGCAGCACGACCTGGACAGCCTGGTCGCCGACGGCGAGCGGGGCCGCCGGCTGCTGGACTCGCTGTCCCCGCCGTCGGCGCAGGCCGTGCTCGACACCGCGAGCGGGGCCTACACCGCGGGGTTCCTCACCGTTCTCCTGGTCAACGCGGGGCTGCTCGCCCTCGGCAGCGCGAGCATGCTGGTGGCTCTCCGCCACCGGATGAGCGGCCTGACCGGGGAAGCGGGCCGCCCCGGCTGA
- a CDS encoding SpoIIE family protein phosphatase has translation MGGTEAFPGDLVPSVEAGPAPPGGLLDVLGLAPVVLDAEGRIALWSRQAEELLGYTAQEALGQYALRLLVEEEHFETVLDLFSSVMESGENWAGVFPVRRKDGAVRLLEFRNMRLQDRHGGFYALGLSTSQEALRQVERDLALSVRLVDQSPIGLAVLDPDLRCVTVNPALAAVSGLPAEQHVNRRVSETLPFLDATRLEAAMRRVLETGTPMVDRQVVGRTPSDQDTEHAWSVSLYRLEDPRGRILGVAVSVVDVTDRHHAAREAERARHRLALVADASMRIGTTLDLWETARELADVAVPELADIAAVDVLDSAVEGRREAVRADGTAVFRALAVSAAHPTVAVQAADPPGELTRYDADRLVTQCVRTGEPIVVPHVESEDLPRIARDAAASVLLAAAGVHSYLAVPLIARGEVLGALDLKRFRNPVPFDSDDVLLAGELASRAAVCIDNARWYQQQRDAALALQRSLLPRHPPNLVGLEVASRYQPAGAVSEVGGDWFDILPLTDGKTALVVGDVMGSGINAATAMGRLRTATQTLASLGLGPEEVLRHLDSITAGLEPYIATCLYALYDPHRHRVCVSTAGHLPPVLLRPGEAPVLLDLPTGVPLGVGGVEFRSVDFSLCPGDTLVLYTDGLVETRDQDIDTRLHVLLTLMAGPAAGLEETCDRLLGSLRRGTVEDDVALLIARVRE, from the coding sequence ATGGGTGGCACCGAAGCGTTCCCCGGTGACCTGGTACCGAGCGTGGAGGCCGGCCCCGCCCCGCCCGGCGGGCTGCTCGACGTGCTCGGCCTGGCACCGGTGGTGCTGGACGCGGAGGGGCGGATCGCCCTGTGGAGCCGTCAGGCGGAGGAGCTGCTGGGCTACACGGCTCAGGAGGCGCTCGGGCAGTACGCGCTGCGGCTGCTGGTCGAGGAGGAGCACTTCGAGACCGTCCTCGACCTGTTCTCCAGCGTGATGGAGAGCGGTGAGAACTGGGCCGGGGTGTTCCCGGTCAGGCGCAAGGACGGCGCGGTCCGGCTGCTCGAGTTCCGCAACATGCGGCTGCAGGACCGGCACGGCGGCTTCTACGCCCTGGGGCTGTCCACCAGCCAGGAGGCCCTGCGGCAGGTGGAGCGGGACCTGGCGCTGTCGGTGCGGCTGGTGGACCAGTCGCCGATCGGTCTCGCCGTGCTCGACCCCGATCTGCGCTGCGTGACGGTCAACCCGGCGCTGGCGGCCGTCAGCGGGCTGCCGGCGGAGCAGCATGTGAACCGCCGGGTGAGCGAGACCCTGCCGTTCCTGGACGCCACCCGGCTCGAGGCCGCCATGCGCCGGGTACTGGAGACGGGCACGCCCATGGTGGACCGCCAGGTCGTGGGGCGTACGCCGTCCGACCAGGACACCGAGCACGCCTGGTCGGTGTCCCTGTACCGGCTGGAGGACCCTCGCGGCCGCATCCTCGGCGTCGCGGTGTCCGTGGTGGACGTGACGGACCGGCACCACGCCGCCAGGGAGGCGGAACGGGCCCGGCACCGGCTCGCCCTGGTCGCCGACGCGTCGATGCGGATCGGCACCACCCTGGACCTGTGGGAGACCGCCAGGGAGCTGGCCGACGTGGCCGTGCCGGAGCTCGCCGACATCGCCGCGGTGGACGTGCTGGACTCGGCGGTGGAGGGGCGGCGCGAGGCGGTGCGGGCCGACGGCACGGCGGTGTTCCGCGCGCTCGCCGTGTCGGCGGCGCACCCGACCGTCGCGGTGCAGGCTGCGGATCCGCCGGGCGAGCTCACCCGCTACGACGCCGACCGGCTGGTCACCCAGTGCGTACGGACCGGCGAGCCGATCGTGGTGCCGCACGTCGAGAGCGAGGACCTGCCGCGGATCGCGCGGGACGCGGCGGCGTCGGTGCTGCTGGCGGCGGCAGGGGTGCACTCGTACCTGGCGGTGCCGCTGATCGCCCGCGGGGAGGTGCTGGGTGCGCTCGACCTCAAGCGGTTCCGCAACCCGGTGCCGTTCGACTCCGACGACGTGCTGCTGGCCGGGGAGCTCGCCAGCCGGGCGGCGGTGTGCATCGACAACGCCCGCTGGTACCAGCAGCAGCGCGACGCGGCGCTCGCCCTCCAGCGCAGTCTGCTGCCGCGGCATCCGCCGAACCTGGTCGGGCTGGAGGTCGCCTCCCGCTACCAGCCCGCGGGAGCGGTCAGCGAGGTCGGCGGCGACTGGTTCGACATCCTCCCCCTCACCGACGGCAAGACCGCGCTGGTGGTGGGCGATGTGATGGGCAGCGGGATCAACGCGGCGACGGCCATGGGGCGGCTGCGCACCGCCACCCAGACCCTCGCCTCCCTGGGTCTCGGGCCCGAGGAGGTGCTGCGGCACCTGGACTCGATCACCGCCGGGCTGGAGCCGTACATCGCGACGTGCCTGTACGCGCTGTACGACCCCCACCGGCACCGGGTGTGCGTCTCCACGGCCGGGCACCTGCCGCCGGTGCTGCTGCGGCCCGGTGAGGCGCCGGTGCTGCTCGACCTGCCGACCGGGGTGCCGCTGGGCGTCGGCGGGGTGGAGTTCCGCTCGGTCGACTTCTCCCTGTGCCCCGGGGACACCCTCGTCCTCTACACCGACGGCCTGGTGGAGACCCGTGACCAGGACATCGACACCCGGCTGCATGTGCTGCTCACCCTCATGGCGGGCCCGGCCGCGGGGCTGGAGGAGACGTGCGACCGCCTGCTGGGCTCGCTGCGGCGGGGCACCGTGGAGGACGACGTGGCGCTGCTCATCGCGCGGGTGCGGGAGTGA
- a CDS encoding SpoIIE family protein phosphatase — protein MTGSVTLISESPEDPFSLGRAVSVVLDERGSVVGWSERGRELLGFTDEQALGRRAVDFLVDVRDLGLVREAAAGCVRDGGWFGVVPVLDREGRRSRFGVRAARVARAGREHEWLLVGAPAEEVTQWEIDRSVMEGLFRRSPIGLSVHDPSLAILRVNRPIAHIGGITSDQARGQRIGDFLVAADARTIESRLSEVLETGTPMIFTEQSCRLLAEPGAERYVAVSAFRMEDSAGRTLGVTQLVEDVTDRHRARRRLAMLNEASERIGTTLDVEATAQELVDVAVPGIADCVTVDLLPAVGLGEALFPERGGPLRRAAFKSVAPYPERVMYPVGTLRSFPKDSPQARCLVTRRPVLVAHMDTDGAELGLDPDRAGHARALGVHSMMVVPLTARGLVLGLVCLWRYVVPEPFEEDDLTLANEFAARAGVAIDNARRYTQEHRTALALQRRLLPREVPSQPAVRVAHRYLPAGGSAGVGGDWFDVIPLSGARVALVVGDVVGHGINAAATMGRLRTAVHTLADLDLEPDEVLSHLDDLVTRLAGEQEQGDDGGPGEQVVGATCLYAVYDPVSRICSVARAGHPPPALVAPDGRVSLPELPAGPPLGLGGLPFESEELELPENSVLALYTNGLVEGDAHDIDAGLDRLSEALSGPDRPLEDMAQSVVDTLLPARPADDVALLLARTRTLASEQVATWVLPAEPTTPARARALTAQKLAEWGLEEMVFTTELVVSELVTNAYRYAGGPVTLRLIRLHRLICEVSDPSSTSPHLRRARSTDEGGRGLLLVAQLTSRWGTRHMHEGKTVWTEQELPG, from the coding sequence ATGACCGGATCCGTGACCCTGATCAGTGAGAGCCCGGAGGACCCGTTCTCGCTGGGGCGGGCCGTCTCCGTCGTGCTGGACGAGCGGGGATCGGTGGTCGGCTGGAGCGAGCGTGGACGCGAACTCCTGGGCTTCACCGACGAGCAGGCACTCGGCCGCCGCGCGGTGGACTTCCTCGTCGACGTCCGCGACCTCGGCCTCGTGCGGGAGGCCGCGGCGGGATGCGTACGGGACGGCGGCTGGTTCGGGGTGGTCCCGGTCCTCGACCGGGAGGGCCGCAGGTCCCGTTTCGGCGTCCGGGCCGCGCGGGTGGCGCGGGCCGGCCGGGAGCACGAGTGGCTGCTGGTGGGCGCCCCGGCGGAGGAGGTCACCCAGTGGGAGATCGACCGCTCGGTCATGGAGGGACTGTTCCGCCGCTCCCCCATCGGTCTGTCGGTGCACGACCCGAGTCTGGCGATCCTGCGGGTCAACCGGCCGATAGCGCACATCGGCGGCATCACCTCCGACCAGGCGCGGGGGCAGCGCATCGGTGACTTCCTGGTGGCCGCGGACGCCCGGACGATCGAGTCCCGGCTGAGCGAGGTCCTGGAGACCGGGACGCCGATGATCTTCACGGAGCAGTCGTGCCGGCTGCTCGCCGAGCCGGGGGCCGAGCGCTATGTCGCGGTGTCGGCGTTCCGGATGGAGGACTCGGCCGGCCGCACCCTCGGGGTGACGCAGCTGGTGGAGGACGTCACCGACCGGCACCGGGCCCGCCGCCGGCTGGCGATGCTGAACGAGGCGAGCGAGCGCATCGGCACCACGCTGGACGTGGAGGCCACGGCGCAGGAGCTGGTGGACGTCGCCGTGCCCGGTATCGCCGACTGCGTGACCGTCGACCTGCTGCCGGCGGTCGGACTCGGCGAGGCGCTGTTCCCGGAGCGCGGCGGACCGCTGCGCAGGGCCGCGTTCAAGTCGGTCGCGCCGTACCCCGAGCGGGTGATGTACCCGGTGGGAACGCTCAGGTCGTTCCCGAAGGACTCGCCGCAGGCCCGGTGCCTGGTGACCAGGCGCCCCGTGCTGGTGGCCCACATGGACACCGACGGAGCGGAGCTGGGCCTGGACCCCGATCGGGCCGGGCACGCGCGTGCGCTGGGCGTCCACTCGATGATGGTCGTGCCGCTGACCGCCCGGGGCCTGGTGCTGGGGCTGGTCTGCCTGTGGCGGTACGTCGTCCCGGAGCCGTTCGAGGAGGACGACCTGACGCTGGCGAACGAGTTCGCGGCCCGCGCCGGCGTCGCCATCGACAACGCCCGCCGGTACACCCAGGAGCACCGGACGGCGCTCGCGCTGCAGCGCCGGCTGCTGCCGCGCGAGGTGCCCTCGCAGCCGGCGGTGCGCGTCGCGCACCGGTATCTGCCGGCCGGCGGCTCCGCGGGGGTGGGCGGTGACTGGTTCGACGTGATCCCGCTCTCCGGGGCCCGGGTGGCGCTGGTCGTCGGCGACGTCGTCGGCCACGGCATCAACGCCGCGGCGACGATGGGGCGGCTGCGCACCGCGGTGCACACCCTGGCCGATCTGGACCTGGAACCGGACGAGGTGCTGTCCCACCTCGACGACCTGGTGACGCGGCTGGCCGGTGAGCAGGAGCAGGGCGACGACGGCGGTCCCGGCGAGCAGGTGGTGGGCGCCACCTGCCTGTACGCCGTGTACGACCCGGTGTCGCGGATCTGCTCCGTGGCCCGCGCGGGCCATCCGCCGCCCGCGCTCGTCGCGCCGGACGGCCGGGTGAGCCTGCCCGAGCTGCCCGCCGGGCCCCCGCTGGGCCTCGGTGGGCTGCCGTTCGAGTCCGAGGAGCTGGAGCTGCCGGAGAACAGCGTGCTCGCCCTCTACACCAACGGGCTCGTCGAGGGCGACGCGCACGACATCGACGCCGGTCTCGACCGGTTGTCGGAGGCGCTGAGCGGCCCGGACCGTCCGCTGGAGGACATGGCCCAGTCGGTGGTGGACACGCTGCTGCCCGCGCGGCCCGCCGACGACGTGGCGCTGCTGCTGGCCAGGACCCGCACCCTGGCGTCCGAGCAGGTCGCGACCTGGGTACTGCCCGCCGAGCCGACCACTCCGGCCCGGGCCAGGGCGCTGACCGCCCAAAAGCTCGCCGAATGGGGTCTGGAGGAGATGGTCTTCACGACGGAGCTGGTGGTGAGCGAACTCGTCACCAACGCCTACCGCTACGCGGGCGGCCCGGTGACCCTGCGGCTGATCCGTCTGCACCGGCTGATCTGCGAGGTCTCCGACCCCAGCAGCACCTCGCCGCATCTGCGGCGGGCCCGCAGCACCGACGAGGGCGGCCGGGGACTGCTGCTGGTGGCACAACTGACGTCACGATGGGGTACACGACACATGCATGAGGGCAAGACTGTCTGGACCGAGCAGGAGCTGCCCGGCTGA
- a CDS encoding cell division protein SepF: MSRYERFDVTDEQWEGLAQVVPLRGRDAWPSRVDHRTIPRDRLAASAAEAEQRRMVVLRVQVFADAREIAEYLVARVPVLLDLTSADAEVAQRVLDFSSGVVFGLGCGMHRVDRNVFLLAPVGTEVDGLAATAVPHS; this comes from the coding sequence ATGAGCAGGTACGAGAGGTTCGACGTCACCGACGAGCAGTGGGAGGGCCTGGCCCAGGTCGTGCCGCTGCGGGGCCGCGACGCGTGGCCGTCACGCGTGGACCACCGCACGATCCCCCGGGACCGGCTCGCCGCGTCCGCCGCCGAGGCGGAGCAGCGCCGGATGGTCGTGCTGCGCGTGCAGGTCTTCGCGGACGCCCGTGAGATCGCCGAGTACCTCGTCGCCCGGGTGCCGGTGCTGCTCGACCTGACGAGCGCGGACGCCGAAGTCGCCCAACGCGTCCTGGACTTCAGCAGCGGAGTCGTCTTCGGGCTCGGCTGCGGGATGCACCGCGTGGACCGCAATGTGTTCCTGCTCGCGCCCGTCGGCACGGAGGTCGACGGGCTCGCGGCGACCGCCGTCCCCCATTCGTAG
- a CDS encoding AAA family ATPase — MDVPAIRPAVTELRLSSFAGHRGRVLPLGPVTLLAGPSGSGKSTALRAYEALARLGAGATLGEVFPDPVGCVPEDASRDARGRRGFRIGCTADGPEGPVRLDVAVQADPELRIAGERLTARGRTLLSTALRDPGRPRVQAAWHTAGDSRVTRAPFPGDLLGTALLPLRVAGTTHGQRQVLAAAEQVVVALRSVFPCDPRPDGMRAPVAPGDGRLRPGCGNLAAVLHRTRHECARRHARLASVARAGCAGPVGEVGVEELADGTVRAVLDRGGASGAGPARATPLGRLGDGELRFLALALVLLTGPGVLAVDQAAEVPRALQSLTVLAGNLDHALDTAQLGTLLALAASVCAEGHLRLVGEVGEAAAAREVRGVTVVDLVR; from the coding sequence ATGGACGTACCCGCCATCCGCCCCGCCGTCACCGAACTGCGCCTCTCCTCCTTCGCCGGGCACCGGGGCAGGGTGCTGCCGCTCGGCCCGGTGACCCTCCTCGCCGGGCCGAGCGGCAGCGGCAAGTCGACCGCGTTGCGCGCGTACGAGGCGCTGGCCCGGCTCGGGGCCGGTGCCACGCTCGGCGAGGTGTTCCCCGACCCGGTGGGCTGTGTGCCCGAGGACGCGTCGCGCGACGCGCGGGGCCGGCGGGGTTTCCGGATCGGCTGCACGGCCGACGGCCCGGAAGGGCCCGTCCGGCTCGACGTCGCCGTGCAGGCCGACCCGGAACTGCGCATCGCCGGTGAGCGGTTGACCGCCCGCGGGCGTACGCTGCTGAGCACCGCGCTGCGCGACCCCGGGCGCCCCCGCGTCCAGGCGGCCTGGCACACCGCCGGCGACTCCCGGGTCACCCGCGCGCCGTTCCCCGGCGACCTGCTCGGCACGGCGCTGCTGCCGCTGCGGGTCGCGGGCACCACGCACGGGCAGCGGCAGGTGCTCGCGGCCGCCGAGCAGGTGGTGGTGGCGCTGCGGTCGGTGTTCCCCTGCGATCCCCGGCCCGACGGGATGCGTGCGCCGGTCGCGCCGGGGGACGGGCGGCTGCGGCCCGGCTGCGGCAACCTGGCCGCCGTGCTCCACCGGACCAGGCACGAGTGCGCCCGCCGTCACGCCAGGCTGGCGTCCGTCGCCCGCGCGGGATGCGCCGGACCCGTCGGCGAGGTAGGGGTCGAGGAACTCGCCGACGGTACGGTCCGCGCGGTCCTCGACCGCGGTGGCGCGTCCGGCGCCGGCCCGGCCCGGGCCACGCCGCTGGGCAGGCTGGGGGACGGCGAACTGCGCTTCCTGGCCCTCGCCCTGGTCCTGCTGACCGGCCCCGGTGTACTGGCGGTGGATCAGGCCGCGGAGGTCCCGCGGGCCCTGCAGTCGCTGACCGTACTCGCCGGGAACCTGGACCACGCCCTGGACACCGCCCAGTTGGGCACCCTCCTCGCACTGGCCGCCTCCGTCTGCGCGGAGGGGCATCTGCGGCTGGTGGGGGAGGTGGGGGAGGCCGCGGCCGCTCGGGAGGTCCGGGGCGTGACGGTGGTAGACCTGGTGCGATGA
- a CDS encoding nucleotide pyrophosphohydrolase translates to MTELDMRALQRRLAEFAAARNWQPYHTPKNLAVALTVEAAELVEIFQWLTPEESARVMDDPHRAHRVADEVADVLAYLLQFCEVVGVDVLRALSDKIDRNELRFPPAERASDGPSARDGHSPE, encoded by the coding sequence ATGACGGAACTGGACATGCGGGCGCTGCAGCGCAGACTTGCCGAGTTCGCCGCGGCGCGGAACTGGCAGCCGTACCACACACCGAAGAACCTCGCCGTGGCGCTGACCGTCGAGGCGGCGGAACTCGTGGAGATCTTCCAGTGGCTGACGCCGGAGGAGTCGGCACGGGTGATGGACGATCCGCACCGGGCCCACCGGGTGGCCGACGAGGTCGCCGACGTACTCGCGTATCTGCTCCAGTTCTGCGAGGTGGTCGGGGTCGACGTGCTCCGGGCGCTCTCGGACAAGATCGACCGGAACGAGCTCCGCTTCCCTCCCGCCGAACGGGCGTCCGACGGTCCCTCAGCGCGGGATGGTCACTCTCCGGAGTGA
- a CDS encoding DUF6099 family protein: MDAERLVAIGRRALAECRVAFDVVAEAWQAQALAQAIGGRLAVSGPQELRGEARGLSEAGGRAGILADPAVLRSGGPRAAQLTEVTDPWRSLDALGTLLGEVGIALVGVACATDEEGLYWQCIEAIDAADESSDHVRAMLHRLALCERDRERRRDRDLQWEGGGVLGREGAARRPDPAEPTASPP, encoded by the coding sequence ATGGATGCGGAACGACTCGTGGCGATCGGCAGGCGGGCACTCGCGGAGTGCCGCGTAGCGTTCGACGTCGTGGCGGAGGCCTGGCAGGCCCAGGCCCTCGCACAGGCCATCGGGGGCCGGCTGGCGGTGAGCGGACCCCAGGAGCTGAGAGGCGAGGCGCGCGGACTGAGCGAGGCAGGCGGCCGGGCCGGCATACTCGCCGACCCGGCCGTCCTGAGATCCGGCGGCCCGAGAGCCGCGCAGCTCACCGAAGTGACGGATCCCTGGCGGTCGCTGGACGCGCTCGGGACCCTGCTCGGCGAGGTCGGCATAGCGCTCGTCGGCGTCGCCTGCGCCACGGACGAGGAGGGACTCTACTGGCAGTGCATCGAGGCGATCGACGCCGCGGACGAGTCCAGCGACCACGTCCGCGCCATGCTCCACCGCCTCGCCCTGTGCGAGCGCGACCGGGAGCGCCGAAGAGACCGCGACCTGCAGTGGGAAGGCGGCGGGGTGCTCGGCCGTGAGGGCGCCGCCCGCCGTCCGGACCCTGCGGAGCCGACGGCGAGCCCGCCCTGA
- a CDS encoding LLM class F420-dependent oxidoreductase, with the protein MDLRIFTEPQQGASYDTLLTVARATEDLGFGAFFRSDHYLSMGSADGLPGPTDAWITLAGLARETRRIRLGTLMTAGTFRLPGVLAIQVAQVDQMSGGRVELGLGAGWFEEEHQAYGIPFPKERFARLEEQLAILTGLWGTETGRTFTYDGRYYRLQDSPALPKPAQRKVPVLVGGHGATRTPRLAAQYADEFNIPFASPADTERQFDRVRAAAEQAGRSPDDLVYSNALVVCAGRDDAEVSRRAAAIGRDVGELKAGGLAGSPAEVVDKLGRYADAGSSRVYLQILDLDDLDHLELISSQIQSQLN; encoded by the coding sequence ATGGACCTTCGCATCTTCACGGAACCCCAGCAGGGCGCGTCCTACGACACCCTGCTCACCGTGGCCAGAGCCACCGAGGACCTGGGCTTCGGGGCCTTCTTCCGCTCGGACCACTACCTCAGCATGGGGTCGGCGGACGGCCTGCCCGGACCCACCGACGCCTGGATCACCCTGGCCGGACTCGCCCGCGAGACCCGACGGATCAGGCTCGGCACACTGATGACGGCCGGCACCTTCCGGCTGCCCGGTGTACTCGCCATCCAGGTCGCCCAGGTCGACCAGATGTCCGGCGGCCGGGTCGAACTCGGACTCGGCGCGGGCTGGTTCGAGGAGGAGCACCAGGCCTACGGCATCCCCTTCCCCAAGGAGAGGTTCGCCCGCCTTGAGGAGCAACTCGCCATCCTCACGGGCCTGTGGGGCACGGAGACCGGCCGGACCTTCACCTATGACGGGCGGTACTACCGGCTGCAGGACTCGCCGGCGCTGCCCAAACCCGCCCAGCGGAAGGTCCCGGTGCTCGTCGGCGGCCACGGCGCCACCCGCACCCCGCGGCTGGCAGCGCAGTACGCAGACGAGTTCAACATCCCCTTCGCGTCGCCGGCGGACACGGAGCGCCAGTTCGACCGCGTCCGCGCGGCCGCCGAGCAGGCCGGACGTTCCCCCGACGACCTCGTCTACTCCAACGCCCTCGTCGTCTGCGCCGGCAGGGACGACGCGGAGGTCTCCCGCCGCGCCGCCGCCATCGGCCGCGACGTCGGCGAGCTGAAGGCCGGCGGCCTCGCCGGCTCGCCCGCCGAGGTCGTCGACAAACTCGGCCGATACGCCGACGCGGGCTCCTCCCGTGTCTACCTCCAGATCCTCGACCTGGACGACCTCGACCACCTGGAGCTCATCTCCTCGCAGATCCAGTCCCAGCTGAACTGA
- the mmuM gene encoding homocysteine S-methyltransferase yields the protein MKPARSLAAALAEGGPLVLDGGLSNQLEAQGCDLSDALWSARLLADGPEQIAAAHTAYVRAGAQVLITASYQATYEGFAGRGIRRDEASALLARSVALARGAAERSAREVWVAASVGPYGALLADGSEYRGRYGLTVRELEAFHRPRAEALAQAGPDVLALETVPDTDEAAALLRATADTGVPVWLSYTIDGGRTRAGQDLGAAFALAAGHDHVIAVGVNCCEPADADRAVEIAARESGRPVVVYPNSGERWDARARAWSGGITFDPARLPGWAAAGARLVGGCCRVGPDRIAALAALARTSHH from the coding sequence GTGAAGCCCGCCCGCAGCCTCGCCGCCGCCCTCGCCGAAGGCGGCCCGCTCGTCCTCGACGGCGGACTGTCCAACCAGCTCGAGGCACAGGGCTGCGACCTCTCCGACGCCCTCTGGTCGGCACGGCTGCTCGCCGACGGGCCCGAGCAGATCGCGGCCGCGCACACGGCGTATGTGCGGGCGGGAGCCCAGGTGCTCATCACAGCCAGCTACCAGGCCACCTACGAGGGATTCGCCGGCCGCGGCATCCGGCGGGACGAGGCGTCCGCGCTCCTCGCCCGCAGTGTGGCGCTGGCACGCGGAGCCGCGGAGCGGTCGGCGCGTGAGGTGTGGGTGGCCGCGTCGGTGGGCCCGTACGGCGCGCTGCTCGCGGACGGCAGCGAGTACCGGGGCCGCTACGGGCTGACGGTGCGGGAACTGGAGGCCTTCCACCGGCCCCGCGCCGAGGCCCTCGCCCAGGCCGGCCCGGACGTCCTCGCCCTGGAGACCGTGCCGGACACCGACGAGGCGGCGGCCCTGCTGCGCGCCACGGCGGACACCGGTGTGCCGGTGTGGCTCTCCTACACGATCGACGGCGGACGCACCCGCGCAGGCCAGGACCTCGGGGCGGCCTTCGCGCTCGCCGCGGGCCACGACCACGTCATCGCCGTCGGCGTCAACTGCTGCGAGCCCGCCGACGCGGACCGCGCCGTGGAGATCGCCGCCCGTGAGAGCGGCAGACCGGTCGTGGTCTACCCCAACAGCGGGGAGCGGTGGGACGCCCGGGCCCGTGCCTGGTCCGGCGGCATCACCTTCGACCCGGCGCGGCTGCCCGGCTGGGCCGCCGCCGGCGCCCGCCTGGTCGGGGGATGCTGCCGGGTCGGCCCGGACCGCATCGCCGCCCTCGCCGCGCTCGCCCGGACGTCGCACCACTGA